The sequence ggatgttccacgcacctaaggttaatatttttttcttgttatttcgaccgcattagtgggatgtccgccagccgcggtgagctgaccagacgggtttgccgtgtccgatgtttaccccaccttttctaggggcctccccatgtggggtgggctgcggtgtcctcaataggccagcccagtcacgggtccagctgccgaactctggtgtcacggcaccgtcaccagagagcgactgaatcttagactcgccgcaggagtgcagtcgtgggctaagggcttccagctatccaggcctgcccccttcacccacggtactgtcgcctcaggacttgctggtggtgatgatgatgatgatggtgagaaagagatgaagaaggatgGAGGAAACGAcaaaatgccagtagctgggtatattgttttgggtggtcgtggctttgcaacggccacgcacacacacttggcccacatcatttccaccgcggctcaagacatatgagacaggcggcttctccgatgttggttgcatcaggctgccgggttcttgttatgtcaaggcccgccttgttgcctgcccgacaggcctcgccctcttccgccggcgctgggaagctccgccgttggggtcttgtttggtttgattttggagttttccttctagcctttgcctatcttaaaataaaggagaaggcctataggggtccagtcttggtctggtctctcagaactggccttagcggtatggttgagcctgccagggtggataaactaccccaccgccattgcccagcccatcattgggacactcaagcccttctactgcagcaaagtgctggaccatcagaggggaatatatatatacatatatatatatatacatatatatatatatatatacatatatatatatatacatatatatatatatatacatatatatatatatacatatatatatacatatatatatatatacatatacatatatatatatatatatatatacatatatatatatatatatatatatacatatatatatatatatatatatacatatatacatatatatacatatatacatatatacatatatacatatatatatatacatatatatatacatatatacatatatatatatacatatatacatatatatatacatatatatatacatatatacatatatatatatatatatatatatatatatatatatatatatatatatatatatacatatatatatacatatatacatatatatatatatatatatatatatatatatatatacatatatatatacatatatatatacatatatacatatatatatatatatatatatatatatatatatatatatatatatacatatatatatacatatatacatatatatatatatatatatatatatatatatatatatatatatatatatatatatatatatatatatatatatataaatatatatatatatatataaatatatatatatatatatatatataatatatatatatatatatatatatatatatatatatatatatatatatatatatatatataatatatatatatatatatatatatatatatatatatatatatatatatatatatatatatatatatatatatatatatatatatatatatatatatatatatatatatatatatatatatatatatatatatatataaatatatatatatatatatatatatatatatatatatatatatatatatacatatatatatatatatatatatatatatatatatatatatatatatatatatatatatatatataaatatatatatatatatatatatatatatatatatatatatatatataaatatatatatatatatataaatatatataaatatatatatatatatatatatatatatatatatatatatatatatataaatatatatatatatatataaatatatataaatatatatatatatatatatatatatatatatatatatatatatatatatatatatatatatatatatatataaatatatatatatatatatatatatatatatatatatatatatatatatatatatatatatatatatctgtgtgtttatggatatatatatgaatatatacatttttatatatatatatatatatatatatatatatatatatatatatatatatatatatatatatatatatatatatacaaatatatccaaATTTGTCAACGATTATACTCGTATGAGCGTATCAGCAACTTGGTGGCATAAATGGAGCTTTGGGTGCCGAGGAAAGtgccccctaaatcttgatgaagtcactggcatcagGGTGACGACTTGGGCTTAAGGTGACATATAATCTGTgccttcggcttttactcctgatgcctggcggtagATCTTACTAGAATTGGTATAGATTGACAGGGAtcccttgccttagttagataggaactgcgcatcacaaggaactggctatcctttgatgtatccagACAATGAATCCtttgtggatttagtcagtcatggaaagaaaagatgaaagaatggcacccagtcccgggtgtagcagGATGcgaagaatctcccggtttaagCCTACTAAGGAcaaattgaaaatatgtaataGGACTGTTTgaaccatgaattagattgggaagttacaacaagtggagagtaaatttatgaaatagagtttggacatcttggccttaagtgaaacactttgtaaggggatcggtaaggaaactttagaccaaggcaatatatatatctaccccgGAAGTTCAGATGGAGTTAAAAGATTAagagtaggaatgatgataacatCATGAACAggaaaggcattaaccaagtgcgAAGAAAGAAAAGGTGAATACTTTGAAGaattgcagagtataatagatgagatccggaagagaggtatgaaaattgtgattggcaacttcaatgctaaagacgaaaggaaaaataaaaggatagagaatgtgatgggtgtcaagggtcttggcgaagttccaaatgaaaatggagcccatttcataagtttctgttcagcaaacaatattgtcattggaggtactctttataaacacaagaacatccacaagtatacatggacttcaccatgtaacaattacaataatccaataaatcacattgccattaataaagagagaaggaagactgagaaatgtaagaagctacagaggtgcagatattggtagtgatcaaacactcctcattgccaaactgatattaaaactgaaagcacccaacaaaaacgtaaatggaatacctaggtttgatacaactaagcttttagaagaagagcacagagaaacctttgcaattgaatgtagaaatcgatttgcattTTAGAGACTCTAAGAGAGGGAGAGCacacaattattgaagaatggtgtgatatttggagcatatatcagtcagttggtagtgaagtcttgggacacgaagtcacaaggagaaagccttggatatcaaatgttacttgtgatactataaaaaggagacaacgacaaaaattgattgttgagagtttttgaggaagaaataagaattacaaggtagagcatgctaagtattcaagcATTGACAGCGgggtcgaaagaaaagccaggaatgactggagagaacatttagacagtaaaggagatgaggctgaaaaagctatgaattggAGAAGTGGCAATGTTGTAggaatggggcaaagaagaagaagcatatacccataaaaaaagagagataggTTTATTAAAATCACAGTTGtcgaaagacaacgttggatagaacactttagtgaggtcatgaataggatatatgaagggaataatttgattaatatacctgaagctgatgaaggccttgatgtgccaatgaaggaattcagtgtgttagaAGTCGAAGTTATCCTCAAAACACTGAAGAGTTGGAAACCCaatgaatacgatggaataactgccaagatgataatggacaaaaattaagtgactcccagactacttacaagattattttgtagaatgtggcatgaagaggcaaaacccgatgaatgatAGTTAAGAGTGTAAGTGAAAATGGCaaagaaggagacctgactgattgcaataaatacaaaggcatcacacttacgtctattgttatgaaaatatatagtatgcttattctaaagagactggagggaATGATTGAtagaaaactgagagatgaacaagcaggatttagaaaagctagaagttgcactgaccaaattttcattttgagaaatattGTAcattaatgtgtagaatatagaaatccactttgatggcgtttgtggactatgaaaaagtttttgatagCATACACCAACCAATTTTTTGGAgactcctgcattattatggaaatcCTCTTAACTATGTAATCCTCTTAACTATGTATATTTGATCAagagtgttcatgagcatagagttttatcaaatcaatttccagtgaactgtactccaagagaatgcgttgtcacctatgttgtttatccttctcatggattttgtaacgagtagaacagttggagatggtggagaaagattggactggattggtgataggaatttatcagacctcaagtatgctgatgatgctggcaATGTTAGCAGAattccacaggatttgcaatgcttccttaccagaatgcatgaaatatcataggaggttgggctgaagataaataaaagaaagacagatgatgagaacggagtatgcaatgggagatgaaatatcattggagggagaaaagattaatgaggtagaatcattcaagtatttagaaactatgatctccaatactgggtctttagaattagaatataatgaaagattgaaaaaagcaaatcagacaaaggttagggcaagtaaaatttggaaacaaattgcatgaaattacatataaaaatcagattatatatcagtttagtgagattggtgttactctatgggcatgacaatgaaaaaatctccaaaagatttaatagatctgagagcaaagccctcagaaggatattgggagttaaatggcaggaaaggattagaaatcaaactataggAGCGATAACTCGagggccacatgtggatgagatcatgatgaggggtagatggatatggtttgggaacactcttcgcactccccaagtgagattagatcaccaaacgttcagcttggttccataaggcactaaaagagttggaagacccaggcctacatggctgaggactaagcaCGAAATAGGAGACGatgaaagaagtattgaattaaaagatcaagagagagaactggcaaaatctaaccgaggccctttgcgtcaataggcattggaagagataatgatgattatatatatatatatatatatatatatatatatatatatatatatatatatatatatacagtatatatatatatatatagatatatatatatatataaataagctatatattttggtatatcaatgtcttgattctcttaccgacctcgggatcagagctccaggcggaacAACTTATAGAAAATAGCTTTTGATCGGCGAGAAATCGAACCATAGTCCAGGAAACTTGAagcaacagtgacttaccacttatatacatgcatatatatatatatatatatatatatatatatatatatatatatatatatatatatatatatatatatatatataaaatttttcgaaAAGCATTAagtgagagggcaatgtaacataaattaaggagaagcaaaattataagtcttaaaaaaaaattaatttaatttacaattaaacggtaaatttatgacaatttacaatccgaagaatgactggcgaatatggtgatcctgatcagttcaaatctcggacaaacttagcgtggactttctctctctccgccagagaacctgcatttggtccgcactattacccctcaattttcgaaacatccgaaggatctgtaacccatagcatgaaacattataaattggaaacgtcaggggctacaaacataacaatgtgcatatatgcgaaatcttacaaaacaaacgaacttttaatattaacctatggaaaatacaaaacctagatcaataaacgatttgaatatcctaatataaatgtcaagatcaaatttaaaacttaaaaggagacccttcagactttattatatatatatgagtttggttgcaagacaaaaggttataaaaccgtaactatagttgaaagttcactaagcaaatgcatcgtacttaatgcaaaccttacctcaacatatagccagtctcttaggtccatagaaaagcagtgacgaaggtagaggtgttgatggtagtcttctatttgagctcttgagtagtataaggtggtcagacgatgacgtgatccatgagcggctaagtccagagccaccgatcttacactaatgaatgacagccattgtccttggctgccaaaaaattaattcaaattcaggagaagactgccttgctgcgcttcttacgctggcctcttcatactgccttcttcagatcattcaccaccgacaatggttttcccagtcttgtgtccagcaccgaacaacctggtaaaacttaaaatacatcgctcaagaatggcttgtttcttgctttaaaattgtcccaagaggtagtttaaggtatgctaagtagatgcatttgcttttttcaaaataaaagaaccaaaccattcccgagcaaacaatttaaacataagaaatttaccacaaccaaacaattcatataatataaaaaagattaaatgcacacgaatgtgcatttttctacactcccgcgaggggattcaatttttttaggaaaaaattgaattacaatataGCGATCAAAGATCACGCTAGACTGTCATCCAATAGTTTCTTTACCTTATCTTTCCCAATCATGGCAGCTCGCCTCTTGGGTCTCTCCTTAACCTCATCTTCCTTGCTCAGTTTATCCTCACATGGGGATTGTGCTTTATCGTTAAATTTAGCCTCATATTCCCGTTTATAGAGCAATGGAATCAAGGATGAAACgtgccttttagtctcttccctacTTTTTCCTTTGAGTACTGTTGCACCCGTTACTTCACCTAAAGAGTTCAGTTTTATCTCTTTGACAATACCCATTGGAAAATTAGTAGGTTTAAGAAGGGGTTCTTTAATGAGAACAATGTCTCCAACTTCTAATAGTTTATGATTAACAGGTTGGTATCTACTGCGTTTGTCAGTGGCTTGATTCACCAGCtgcacaacaaattctttattatatatctctattatactttccctagcctttcgtaacttcctgtggctgtccttcacatgggaaatgggagatatatcaggaacccaagtatcatctgccctaggtaaaggatgtaaatggggaataatatttaaggaattcaattCATGACCTTTAACTAAAATCTCTGGAGTTATAGGAGATGGTACAGGTTCAGTCCCATCATAGTTTCGCAAATATTCTTTAAAGGCAATTGGTCGACGGTTTActatatgtacaatattttgtaCAGCAAAGTCAAAATCTAAATATTCGAGGACCATATTCCGAATAGAGCCTTCAATAAGCCTTTTGACCATCTTAACACAAGATTCCACTAAAGATCCAAGTTCACTGTGGCCTTTATAGTACTGCTGAAAGCTCAAAGGTTTTATGTTGTTCTCCCTGAAATAGGATTGTGTATCCTTATCACTTAAAAAATTCTCAACGGTTCTAGCACCTGAAGTTAGCTGTGAACCTTGGTCACTTAAACAGAGTTCAGGCACCCCAAATTCGAAACAATGGAGCTGAAGTGCTCGCAAAAAGGATATCACCGAAAGGTCTACACAAACCTTAAGATTTATGGCTCTGGACCATAAACAGGTGATACATAATATCCATACCTTTGATTTCTTACCCATCCAATATACCCAGTAAGGTCCAAAATAGTCAATGAAAATATACCTGTAAGGTATGGTTGGAGGAGAAACCCTAAATTCTCTATAAGGGGACTGATTTAACTTTATAGTTCTACCGTTAAATCTACGGCAGTGAACACTAAGTTTTCAAGACTTTCTTTACAGTAGAAAAACTGCAAGGAATCCAAAACTGTTTCCTAGCCTCAGATAATGTGGCATATATTCCAGAATGAGCTAACTTAAcatgaaaatttctaataatttcttcagTCAATTTACTGTTTTTGGCCAAAAGGATGGGGAATACATAACTACCGTCTCTCCacttatgaaatttacttttaactcttagtaaaccagatttcttttcaatgaataaatttagttgacttactatgttaggcatatccctaattttagggttcctttctctgaaatatttaaaaacatccggAAAATGTTGGCGTTGATCTTGCATAATCATCAGTTGCCATGCATTCAAAGAAATTTCATCATTACTGTAAACCTCAAAATGGTCATACTTGCCGGATTTGTTCTTTAACTTCCGTTTGACATTGTTTATGAATGTCAGTACATGTTTGTAGACCGAAATCAAATGAAGCCAATCGGAATTTCCAACTGTAGAATTCAAAACGCCTCCCATCTCTGGCTCAGTCACACTCCCTATCTCACAGTGGCCTTCTGAAACTTCAAGTACATTGGTTAAAGGATTTGGGATCGTTACATCCAAACTGTCATCTTCCAAGATATCATGAATAGTATCAGGTCCTGTGAAGAAATTTGATTTTATCAACCTCTTATATGACAATGACCTGGTAGTACAATCTGCAGGATTTATCATACCTGCACAAAATTTGAAAGTCACAGGGACCGTTTCACATAGATTCTCTATTCTTTGCAAcctattcataacaaaaatacttatttttttttaatttatcaaacctATTTGTTCGAGAATTTAACCAATTCAGTGCAACTGCACTATCTGAGAAAACTACCAATTTTGTAATGTTTATGGGGGAGACACACTCTGAACCACTAAGTTCCTTATAAATGTCAACAATAGTTTCCGTACCAAGCAAGAGAgattgaaattcaagagaagggatAGACTTTAGCTCTAACTGGCgtccaattattctattttttgacaGAAGGAAACTTACCTCCTTTGTTCGCAAGTTCTTGATAAAGAGCACAACTCCATATATAAGCTTGCTAGAATCACAAAAAGCAATAATTTGGAAAGGATCATTCTTGCGACCAACAAATCTCTTCACTGCAATTTCAGGAACACCATTTACTCGCTTGTAAATATTAGACCGTTCTCGTAGCTCCTCACCAGAGAGTCTATCGTCCCATCCAACTTCTTTCCTGCATTGTAGCGAGTGCATAAATAATCTAGCCCTGTTTAATAAAGGACCATAAAATGAGAACACATCAAAATTGGCTGCAATAGAACTTAAAATTTGTCTTTTGGTCGTTGCATCCTTATCAAGTACCAACTTGCTTGCCGAAAGAGTATCACTGTTTCTGTCCCAAAGCAAACCAAGCAATTTTACTTTTGCAGGagtcttttccttatctttatctaCCTGTTGCTGCAGAGAGTCATCATTGGTTATGAACTGCTGCAATTCAAatttatagggagaaaatatactgtcAAGTTTCTCATAAACCCATTTCAACCTGTCTATATCATTGGTCGTGTAAGCCAAGTTATCCATGTAAGCTAAGTTATATAACTCTGTCTTcaattcctttacatcaatattgtcaccttggacatccaacatcaaaattttataaagtgctaacattaataaagttggactacatggcaaaccaaatggaagtctgcaatgtttataaacaattaaggaatagtcctttttagataagtttctataccaataaaagagtaacctactttgatctgaaggcaccaacttaatcatcagaaatgccttttttatatcaaaacataacaatttttcattaaatcttagctgtaaaatagaagttgaaattttcttattcaaacaaGGACCAGCAAAAATTGTTTGATTATGAGATAGAGTTAAAGGTTTATCTTTGTCAGATTCACACAAATTGGACAAAAATACATTACGTCATTTTGTTGACTCTCGGTCCATCTTGAACACTGGCATGTGCGGCAGAAAGCTATGTTGGGGGTTTTCCTCCAAGAATTGTTCCAAGTTAGTTACTCTCTCTATAATGCCTAGCTGTTCCTGTTCTTTAAAAACCTCATCAATCATTTGAAAAGTATTATCCTTTTtgctaaatttcttaaaatttgattttaatattgcttttgacaGATTTTGATTCTTACCAAGCAAATGAGCTACTTTCCCATTCCATAACAGAGGCATAATTAACCTTCCATCACTATCTCTAACTGTATTTTCTAAAGCAAATTCTACTACTTTCCTGTTCTCCTCATTAAAGTCTTCGTCATATAAGTTAGAATCACTGTGCGAAAAACTTTCTGCCTTCGAGGAAAGAATTTCTTCTGCTGCTCTCTCGAGTTCAGCTTCAACAATCTGACCcttatttaaaacagaaatattagcaCAAGCAGGGAACTTGAATTCCTCTACCGAATCTAAGAACAATCCATCCATATTCAAATTACTATCAACTTCAAGGGGACCCTCACCCTTTGCACAAACTTCAGAAGAATGCTTTATCCGGTCTGGTAATAGAGCTAGATTTTGCTTATACCTTTCAATGTCACCTACAAGCATCACTCCTAAGGGTGATTCTAAGTAAACAGAGGGAATCACTTCAGAACTACCTCCAAACAGCACATCCTTCTGTGGTACTAAATGAGAGTTATCATTTCCCAAGAGTAATTTTATATCTTCAACTTTGTCCCCAGACATATGCAAAGTTTTGTCGGCTAATACATAGCCCTTATCCTTAAATACTTGAGCTACTTCAGAGATACCtggcaaaactaatttcaaattaatagactTCATGGCAATAGCAGTAAAATAATCATCATTCAACTTTACCTTGTATACTACAGTGGCTAACGGCTTTGAAGAATTAATACCATTCACCACCAAAGAATAATTCGGGTCAACAACTTCAAACTGCATACTCTTAGCCCAGTCTTCCTCAACGAAAGTTACTTGACTTCCTGAATCCTTTATACCTCGATCCCCATTGTCATTCAGTGAAAAGGAAGGCATAGCAGTCACCGGGTTACAAGAGATTCTTAAAACTCCTAAATCAGACCAAGttaaattagaaacaacagaattAGAGTTCGATTTCTCTTTACAATTCCCCTTTGCCGTTTGATTAGTCACTTCTTGGTTATCTGAATCATTCTTAAGGTTATTAGCAGTACTTTTTGGGTCTTTACGAAATTTACAAAGATAGCTGAAATGCCACTTGTTACAATGTTTACATTTTCGGTTAAATTTAAACCTGCAATCTGAAGTTTTATGAGAATCGTAAGTACAGTTTGTACAAAAATTCaattgttttagtttttcaattttactCTGTGGAGTTACATAAACTGAACACTTAAAAATTGGGTGATCAATGTCTCCTTTATTGTCTGCTAAACATAGAGAACATTCTTTAACTTTAGACTTCTCAACATTAACAACGGCAGAAGCTAAACAATTTGAGTTGGGCACAACCTTTTTCTCAAGATTACCTTGTTTCACATTAAATTTCTTGGATATGTTTCTATATCTTTCCAAAGCAGTAAAGATATGTTCATCTATTTGCTGCAACGAGGGCTTATTCGAGCCAGTAATATGCATTAACTGATTCTTGAAACAGTCATTAAACCCATTccatatgaaatactgtaaaactatgtTTTGATCTATGCTTAAAGCCTCAAATTGATTACAAATTATTCTCATATTACTGATAAAGTCATACGGATCACTCTGATACGTTAGCTTCAACTCCGATAACTGCTTAATAACCCTATATTGTTGAGACAAAGTATCTGCAAACGCTTTCTGTAATAATTTCTTAGCTTCTTCATACGAACGGTTGCTACAATCTAATGAGTTTACCAGTTTAAGCGAGTCACCTGAAAGCTGTCTCGTAAGAAGAGTAAATTTAACGTGAGTACTAAGATCATACTTATCAATAGTTGCTTCGAACTCTCGCTAAAACTTCGAAATATCTTCACCTTCTCGATTACCAAATGTCGGTAAAGGTAGTTCAGGTAATTTAAGCTGTGAAATTTCAGAACTCGAACGATCGGAAAGGTTTCCGGGCGAAAGTGACACCGcggtcttaaggagagagagacacTTACTCAAACGATCGTCATAAACGAACCAAGTATCCATTTCCTCACTCACCAATTCATCGCCGTTGTCGTCTTTATCTGCGCTATCCCAAATTTCCTTCAAAACCTCGTTATTCACTTtgtcaagtttttctttaaggtcaacCAACATGTTCATATGCTCGTTAGCATCGCTTACAGAAATCGAAGAAACAAACCTTTCTATGAAATTACACTTCTTGGTAACTTGTTGCCTAAGGGCTGAACGAAAACTACGCGAAATGCTCTTCGGCGGCATTTTTctaagaatttaatgaaaaaaaattaaaacttaaagtaatatagCGAAATATTAAGATACGGGACTCTGGAACGTAACCAGCTCACGTTAATTCAAGAAAAAAACATACTCAAGGCAATAATGAACCTCGCAACCAATCCCATCTAGGTCGCCATTTTCGAAAAGCATTAagtgagagggcaatgtaacataaattaaggagaagcaaaattataagtcataaaaaattaatttaatttacaattaaacggtaaatttatgacaatttacaatccgaagactgactggcgaatatggtgatgctgatcagttcaaatctcggacaaacttagcgtggactttctctctctccgccagagaacctgcatttggtccgcactattacccctcaattttcgaaacatccgaaggatctgtaacccatagcatgaaacattataaattggaaacgtcaggggctacaaacataacaatgtgcatatatgcgaaatcttacaaaacaaacgaacttttaatattaacttatggaaaatacaaaacctagatcaataaacgatttgaatatcctaatataaatgtcaagatcaaatttaaaacttaaaaggagacccttcagactttattatatatatatgagtttg comes from Palaemon carinicauda isolate YSFRI2023 chromosome 19, ASM3689809v2, whole genome shotgun sequence and encodes:
- the LOC137659137 gene encoding uncharacterized protein, whose protein sequence is MPPKSISRSFRSALRQQVTKKCNFIERFVSSISVSDANEHMNMLVDLKEKLDKVNNEVLKEIWDSADKDDNGDELREFEATIDKYDLSTHVKFTLLTRQLSGDSLKLVNSLDCSNRSYEEAKKLLQKAFADTLSQQYRVIKQLSELKLTYQSDPYDFISNMRIICNQFEALSIDQNIVLQYFIWNGFNDCFKNQLMHITGSNKPSLQQIDEHIFTALERYRNISKKFNVKQGNLEKKVVPNSNCLASAVVNVEKSKVKECSLCLADNKGDIDHPIFKCSVYVTPQSKIEKLKQLNFCTNCTYDSHKTSDCRFKFNRKCKHCNKWHFSYLCKFRKDPKSTANNLKNDSDNQEVTNQTAKGNCKEKSNSNSVVSNLTWSDLGVLRISCNPVTAMPSFSLNDNGDRGIKDSGSQVTFVEEDWAKSMQFEVVDPNYSLVVNGINSSKPLATVVYKVKLNDDYFTAIAMKSINLKLVLPGISEVAQVFKDKGYVLADKTLHMSGDKVEDIKLLLGNDNSHLVPQKDVLFGGSSEVIPSVYLESPLGVMLVGDIERYKQNLALLPDRIKHSSEVCAKGEGPLEVDSNLNMDGLFLDSVEEFKFPACANISVLNKGQIVEAELERAAEEILSSKAESFSHSDSNLYDEDFNEENRKVVEFALENTVRDSDGRLIMPLLWNGKVAHLLGKNQNLSKAILKSNFKKFSKKDNTFQMIDEVFKEQEQLGIIERVTNLEQFLEENPQHSFLPHMPVFKMDRESTK